The DNA window CGACCAGCGAATCGACCGCAGTTTCCAGCCCGAGGATTCCCTCGCCGCCGAGGACGACCATCTCGTCGTCCGTTCCGTACACCCGCGCCAGTTTGTCGAGGAGGGTTTCGTAGTACGATTCGAACTCGGGATTCACGTCGGGGTTCATCGCCGGTTGCGCCATCGCTTCTCGAACGTCCTCGGGGACGGCGGTCGGCCCCGGCGTCATCGTGAGCGTGTTCTCGTCCATAGGTCCCCTGCGTTCGCCGTCGAAGTTAAACCGTTCCACCGACCGGGGCCCTGGGGACGGTCGAAGACCGGACTGGGCCGCTGGAAAAGCTCGTCGTTTTCCTACGTCGGTTTCGTTACCGAGTTCGGCTCGGATTCAGAGGTACTCGCCCGCGAGGAGATCCACTTCCTCGCGCGTCTCTTCGGGAATCGCTTCCGTCGGGGTGTTGATGGTGCCTTCGAGCGCGTGGTCACAGTCGCACTCGCGCTCGTCGGGCATGGTTCGAATCGCGTGCTCGACGACCTCCTTGATGGCGTCCTCGTTCTTCGCCGCGTTCTCCAACACTTCCTCCAACGTCACCTCGCTGTCCTCCTTCCACACGTCGTAGTCCGTGACGCCCGCCACCGTCGCGTAGCACATCTCGGCCTCGCGCGCGAGTTTCGCCTCCGGGATAGCAGTCATGCCGATGATTTCGAAGCCCTGTGCGCGGTAGAACTCGCTCTCCGCGCGGGTCGAGTACTGCGGGCCCTCGATACAGACGTAGGTGCCACCCGAGTGGTGGTCCGCGTCGGTCGCCTCGCCGCTGGCCTCCGAGAGGTGAGAGACCATGTGCGGGCAGTACGGGTCCGCGAAGGGCATGTGGACGACCATGCCGTCGCCGAAGAACGTCGGGGTTCGGTGTTTCGTCCGGTCGAAGATCTGGTCGGGAATCACGAGCGTCTGCGGCGGCAGTTCCTCGCGGAGGCTGCCGACCGCGTTGCTCGCTAGAATCCGCTCCACGCCGAGTTGCTTCAGCGCGTGAATGTTCGCCCGATACGGCGCTTCAGTCGGCGTCTTCTGGTGTTTCGGACCGTGGCGGGGCAGGAAGGCGACTTCCTTCCCGGCGAGTTCGCCGATGGTGACGGGCGCGCTGGGTTCGCCGAAGGGCGTCGTCACGTTCTCCTCGCGGGTGTTTTCGAGTGGCAGTGCGTCGTAGATGCCGCTTCCGCCGATGAAGCCTATCATGACGGGTACTCGTCCCGGTGTCCACCTAAACGACACGGGTTCGGTTCGGACGGGGATTCGGAGCCTTTTTCGCCCGTCCG is part of the Haladaptatus paucihalophilus DX253 genome and encodes:
- the mtnP gene encoding S-methyl-5'-thioadenosine phosphorylase, translated to MIGFIGGSGIYDALPLENTREENVTTPFGEPSAPVTIGELAGKEVAFLPRHGPKHQKTPTEAPYRANIHALKQLGVERILASNAVGSLREELPPQTLVIPDQIFDRTKHRTPTFFGDGMVVHMPFADPYCPHMVSHLSEASGEATDADHHSGGTYVCIEGPQYSTRAESEFYRAQGFEIIGMTAIPEAKLAREAEMCYATVAGVTDYDVWKEDSEVTLEEVLENAAKNEDAIKEVVEHAIRTMPDERECDCDHALEGTINTPTEAIPEETREEVDLLAGEYL